One genomic region from Zalophus californianus isolate mZalCal1 chromosome 2, mZalCal1.pri.v2, whole genome shotgun sequence encodes:
- the GPRIN3 gene encoding G protein-regulated inducer of neurite outgrowth 3, with amino-acid sequence MGTVPDPLRSAKTSLITASGKEEDLGEVQPASPRPRPALLCKNTNGLSGPPEEPVLSPKAAAEALMQAFKHETTQPDMSSPGVINEVEKGSPPCNSPDNTQLPGSSKPTAPALCSAAGKDVLDEAFTMPANQHSHQAIPGDQLNASPSAGPEDTLLKTQRTSDGEQPEKSSCPVGSTQGNSKAQVPCDFPSQETAQGMVQAGNTAASVFSHTSPPIGRPKGERPGAVHDSQTRACESPAREVGCSGHKQPSAATSDGQAVTSVTPQPSHLTSQGSTFPPDLGKVPLPSQHQVSRFKEASTMTSHAAGEVREVPSRARQDAEVQAVASVESRSVSTSPSIFTAFLKEVPVPEHVEEQEQLRVVCRGNGRGSHTLELSDNLLAPQESGQCPGIMPEVHIQAAAAVSTACRGERKLVSLPGEVLQISSITVASGKAQDMCKEDGGSAGMTPTRAEPTSKQLSGVNSSSRKASPADQIASSTGSQTETDHELGKSEIKPSESAVKTTDGPRTNTDCKLSDSCGPASKADQSGSSDPTDKGDARGPASPHIVQQQECRGTDSLDPRARVEAKCLLLNPKSQESAGAGSAASPTPSPVRKNQEGTLEENRQTKTATSLSLPSDAMGDSSPGSGKRTPSRLVKASPRRASRVSEFLKEQKLNVTAAAAQVGLTPGEKKKQLSADSKLQLKQSKRVRDVVWDEQGMTWEVYGASLDPESLGIAIQNHLQRQIREHEKLIKAQSSQTRRSISSDTSSNKKLKGRQHRVLQSMLQNFRRPNCCVRPAPSSVLD; translated from the coding sequence ATGGGGACTGTACCTGACCCTTTGAGATCAGCTAAAACTTCCTTGATCACAGCTTCTGGAAAAGAAGAGGATCTAGGAGAAGTGCAGCCTGCCTCACCTCGGCCTCGACCAGCGCTCCTCTGTAAGAATACCAATGGCCTTTCTGGCCCTCCTGAAGAGCCAGTGCTCAGCCCCAAGGCAGCTGCTGAAGCCTTGATGCAGGCCTTCAAGCATGAGACCACCCAGCCGGACATGTCTTCTCCTGGTGTCATCAATGAGGTGGAAAAAGGGTCTCCTCCATGCAACTCTCCTGACAATACCCAGCTGCCAGGAAGCAGCAAGCCCACAGCACCAGCTCTGTGTTCTGCAGCAGGAAAGGATGTTCTAGACGAAGCATTTACAATGCCAGCCAATCAACACAGCCACCAGGCCATCCCGGGTGACCAGCTCAATGCCAGCCCCTCAGCAGGACCTGAGGATACGCTGCTGAAAACACAGAGAACCTCAGATGGGGAGCAACCTGAAAAGTCAAGTTGTCCTGTGGGCAGCACCCAGGGCAACAGCAAAGCTCAAGTGCCCTGCGATTTTCCTTCTCAAGAAACAGCCCAGGGAATGGTGCAAGCTGGAAATACAGCAGCCAGTGTGTTCAGCCACACCTCCCCTCCTATAGGCAGACCCAAAGGGGAAAGGCCAGGAGCCGTTCATGACTCCCAGACGAGGGCCTGTGAATCTCCAGCGAGAGAAGTTGGATGTTCTGGGCACAAACAGCCCTCGGCTGCCACGTCGGATGGCCAGGCGGTGACTTCGGTGACACCCCAACCATCCCACCTCACTAGCCAAGGGTCCACATTTCCTCCAGATCTGGGGAAGGTGCCACTGCCCTCACAGCACCAGGTGTCAAGGTTCAAAGAAGCAAGTACAATGACCAGCCACGCTGCAGGTGAGGTTCGGGAAGTTCCCAGCAGGGCTCGGCAAGATGCTGAGGTGCAGGCCGTGGCAAGTGTCGAGAGCAGGTCCGTCTCCACCAGCCCCAGCATCTTCACTGCATTCTTAAAGGAAGTCCCCGTTCCTGAGCATGTGGAAGAACAGGAGCAGCTGCGTGTTGTTTGCCGTGGCAATGGCCGTGGGAGCCACACACTGGAGCTGTCTGACAACCTCCTAGCCCCGCAGGAGTCGGGCCAGTGCCCTGGAATCATGCCGGAGGTGCACATCCAGGCAGCTGCGGCTGTGTCCACTGCTTGCAGAGGGGAGCGTAAATTGGTGAGCTTACCGGGTGAGGTCCTTCAAATCTCCTCCATCACAGTGGCATCCGGTAAGGCTCAGGATATGTGTAAGGAAGACGGGGGGTCAGCAGGCATGACCCCGACGAGGGCGGAGCCCACCTCCAAACAGCTTTCAGGTGTGAATTCTAGCTCCCGGAAAGCTAGCCCCGCTGACCAGATTGCTAGCAGCACAGGAAGTCAAACTGAAACAGATCACGAATTGGGGAAATCTGAAATCAAGCCATCTGAGTCTGCAGTGAAAACCACAGATGGTCCCCGAACAAACACAGATTGCAAACTCTCTGACTCTTGTGGCCCTGCCAGCAAAGCCGACCAGTCCGGGAGCTCGGATCCCACTGATAAAGGAGATGCAAGAGGGCCTGCATCTCCGCACATAGTACAACAGCAAGAATGCCGGGGCACCGATAGCCTCGATCCCAGGGCAAGGGTAGAGGCCAAGTGCCTGCTGCTCAATCCTAAATCTCAAGAAAGTGCAGGCGCTGGATCAGCTGCCAGTCCTACGCCGTCCCCAGTTAGGAAGAACCAGGAGGGTACCTTGGAAGAAAACAGACAGACCAAGACAGCCACCAGCCTGAGCCTGCCGTCTGACGCCATGGGCGACTCCAGTCCAGGTTCCGGCAAGAGGACCCCTTCTCGCTTGGTCAAAGCCAGCCCACGCCGGGCCAGCCGCGTCAGTGAGTTCCTCAAGGAGCAGAAGCTGAATGTGACAGCGGCGGCCGCGCAGGTGGGACTCACCCcgggagagaagaaaaagcagcTCAGTGCCGACTCCAAGCTGCAGCTGAAACAGTCCAAGCGCGTCAGGGACGTCGTGTGGGACGAGCAGGGCATGACCTGGGAGGTGTACGGTGCCTCCCTGGACCCGGAGTCCCTGGGCATCGCAATCCAGAACCATCTACAAAGACAAATCAGGGAACACGAGAAATTAATCAAAGCTCAAAGCAGCCAGACCCGGAGATCCATTTCCTCAGATACTTCTTCAAATAAAAAGCTCAAAGGAAGGCAGCACAGGGTCTTGCAGTCCATGCTGCAGAACTTTCGACGCCCCAACTGCTGTGTTCGTCCTGCCCCTTCTTCTGTGTTAGACTGA